A single Acropora palmata chromosome 5, jaAcrPala1.3, whole genome shotgun sequence DNA region contains:
- the LOC141881456 gene encoding potassium channel subfamily K member 9-like, producing the protein MNEWYIELRLNGWVGGRVTTVEGFENLPPNTRLGQGMTIIFCLIVIPLTMLARSTGELMGCGIRFIFTKTEACLLNNDPPKNKKGEVSFCTVSLMIALLLLASTCSVFMEDWSYMKSLYAWFTTFTTIGFGDCIHLDSFARKTGRGEIPDYRVVFYGLISCFPYIIVLSLVSCILGCLVDSVENVKNFSDRCTKFLQNSPVESDQAMILKPVITELNLN; encoded by the exons atgaatgaatggtATATTGAACTACGGTTGAATGGATGGGTTGGTGGAAGGGTAACAACGGTTGAAG GATTTGAAAATCTTCCACCAAACACTCGCCTTGGACAAGGCATGACAATCATATTTTGTCTTATTGTTATACCTTTGACCATGTTAGCACGGTCCACGGGGGAGCTAATGGGGTGTGGCATtcgttttatttttaccaaaacaGAAGCTTGTCTATTAAACAACGATCCcccaaagaataaaaaaggtGAAGTTTCTTTCTGCACTGTGTCGTTGATGATTGCCTTACTTCTTTTGGCAAGTACGTGTTCAGTATTCATGGAAGACTGGAGCTATATGAAGAGCTTATACGCATGGTTTACAACTTTCACAACTATTGGCTTTGGCGACTGCATTCACCTAGACTCGTTTGCAAGGAAGACCGGTCGTGGAGAGATTCCAGATTATCGGGTGGTGTTCTACGGCCTTATTTCGTGTTTCCCGTATATCATAGTTCTTAGTCTTGTTTCCTGTATTCTGGGCTGCCTTGTTGACTCGGTGGAGAATGTAAAGAATTTCAGTGATCGGTGTACCAAATTCCTCCAAAATTCGCCTGTCGAGAGCGATCAGGCTATGATATTAAAACCAGTGATAACCGAACTTAATTTGAACTGA
- the LOC141881452 gene encoding uncharacterized protein LOC141881452, whose amino-acid sequence MSAAPPFFFNITIFLASRKSQDDFPSDSDEESDEDSFDDETSDSDDDLESDQEDEEDEDNDEDYDDEIDEIAGERVSDETPGENELGVDEDEDDAEDEEESAVTEPLEKLSDPILRRVRRIVRRIRRVRRVVRGGRRLARRVIRRGRRVIRRVIRRTLRRRRTRRPSRRPSRRRRRPRARRG is encoded by the exons ttggcGTCTAGAAAATCGCAAGATGACTTTCCCAGTGATAGTGACGAAGAGAGTGACGAGGATTCCTTTGATGACGAGACGAG TGACTCCGACGACGACTTAGAAAGCGACCAGGAGgacgaagaagacgaagaTAATGATGAAGATTATGATGACGAGATCGATGAAATAGCTGGAGAGAG AGTTTCAGATGAGACACCCGGTGAAAACGAGCTTGGTGTAGACGAAGACGAAGATGACGCCGAGGACGAGGAAGAATCTGCCGTCACAGAACCGTTGGAAAAGCTATCCGATCCCATTCTACGTCGCGTTCGACGTATCGTACGTCGGATTAGGCGTGTGAGACGTGTCGTACGAGGAGGAAGGAGACTCGCCCGCCGTGTCATTCGACGTGGAAGAAGGGTTATAAGGCGTGTTATTAGACGCACCCTTCGTCGTCGTCGTACACGTCGTCCTTCACGACGCCCTTCACGTCGCCGTCGAAGGCCCCGGGCTCGTCGAGGCTAG